From the genome of Tachysurus fulvidraco isolate hzauxx_2018 chromosome 14, HZAU_PFXX_2.0, whole genome shotgun sequence:
CCTGTTCTCGCTCACGTTACGGCAGCTACAGACAGCCGCAACGTcgcttttaaattaaataagcatataaaaataacagacattGTCGATTTACAGAGAAACCAGGAAGCGTAAATCCCGTCCCGGAAGTGTCGGAAAAACTCGTCTACTGTTTCGAGTCAAAACGTGTCCATGTGAAACGGCTGTCGGTGTCGAGGCGATGACTTATGAGGAACGAGTCTGTTTAATATTGTATAAACCTGTAAGGAGTTAAAACAGGAGCTGAGAAATAAATCATCGGAACAGGGTTAAGAAatactgacgtgtgtgtgtgtgtgtgtgtgtgtgtgtgtgtgtgtgtgtgtgtgtgtgtgtgtgtgtgtgtgtgtgtgtgtgtgctctaaaGGTCTGTTTGGTCTGGTTTTTGGTCTGTTTGGAATGTTGGTGTATGATGGAGAGAGCGTGAAGGAGCATGGAATGCTTCAGGGCTACAACTCCATCACCTGGGCTGTGGTTTCTTTACAGGTGATATTAacaacgcgcacacacacacacactaacacacacacacctgtttatCATGACATTTATCAAATTATAATTTACTACACAACTACAAATACAGTGTGAAATGCTCATAAAGTGAACAAAAGCGCAGATGTTTAAATTTTTGTAGtaagtgtgtaataagtgtgtagtgaatgtgtaataagtgtgtaataagtgCAGAAGATTATGTCGTCTTTAAAAATCTGTCCTGTTATTTCAGATTATCAGCacatgtgtgtacagtaattCCACAGTTCACTCGTGTGTCATCAGGCAACTTGTCACAGTGTGAAcgcttgtgtttgtttgtgtgtttgtgtgtttgttgctttATCTACACCAGTACATCACTACAGCCGCATTGCTCTGGGAGTCGAATCGGCAACACATAGCgttttgtatgttgtgtaaTGATGAAGCTGATGTGGTTTTATTAGTGCtgatatttgtgtctgtgtgtgtggtgttctttttccccccacagGCATTAGGAGGTCTGGTCATAGCTGCTGTTATTAAATACGCAGATAATATTCTGAAAGGTTTCGCCACGTCCCTGTCCATCATCCTGTCCACGCTCATTTCCTACTTCTGGCTGCAGGATTTTGAGCCGACGAGGTACAGATACGAGTCCCAAGTGTAATCTAAAGCTGGACTGACCTCAGGGTCAGGAAACCGAGGCTTACCCATATTCACATTCCAATATAtttggtcacacacacacacgcgactGTACTCAGTACACAGTGATGTGGTGacgttccttttttttctttttttatctgacttttttgttaatatatatatataaaagaataagtGGTGAAAACAGGTGGGGGAAATAGAAAAATATGTAGAAAAATCTAGAAGAatctaaaaatacacacacactttctctctctctctcacacacacacacacacacagactgcagAACGTTGTGAGTGTATTAATTGATAGGTGTTcaacaattttttattatttatttatttatttatttatttatttattgtattaagtATTTGGTGATGCAGCGCCCCCTGGTGTACAGTTTGTTCTTAAgactaaggccacgttcacaccgcaAGTCTTAACGCTCAGTTCGGATATTtcgctcagatctgattttttgtttgtttggctgttcacattaccttttaaaatgtgtcctatatcagataccagtgtgaacagttcCCGTTTTcaaactgacccgcatgcgcaaacgaacaataacgatgacgtcacacgcaacacgccgttgcgctaaaacgttggcgaggttatggaggaagtattgtgatgtattcaatgcaaacattacgAGCTGGTTCACGTGCCCACTTTATAttactcttaacacacacacacacgttaccggtcccgtttgtgtcacgttttcgccttCGCAAAAAAAGTGCGaaggcgaaaacgtgacacaaacgggaccggtaacgtgtgtgtgtgtgttaagcaaaaaagtcttcgccggcgaataattgtgacgaatgtcgatgtagattgacgtaaaagtcgcatcaaatcccccttggctgttcacactgcggccacattggaaaaaatcagatttgggtctgattcaggaccacatatggaagtggatTTAGTGTTCACattactcctgaagaagtctgacctggtcactcggatttgggccacttctacctgcagtgtgaacggggccttaGATGAAGAGCTTGCTACGCCTGTAGTTTTTGcgtcatttttaaacatttacctGCCTAAAATTTAGATTTTACGACATTCACACTTCGGGTTTTAAAATCgaacttaaataataaaatctctaTTTAACGATGTTGTTAAAATGTAAACCGTCTAAAAATCCGGATGAAACATTGATTTAAATTTATTCCACCAAATTCTAGATCGATTTCTATCTCTATAATCTATAAGTCTAGATGTAAAATGatatctttataaaaaaaataaaaaaataaaaaatgaagcgTTAACTTTTTAGATGTAATCATTAGGATAATTTTAGCACTTAATTAAACGAAGCGTGAATGTCATCATCAGGATCTCGATGTATCACGTGAAGGTCTGATGTTTATCCGCTAaccgctgtgtgtgtttaccgtGCCgctgtgtcatgtgtgtgtttaccgtGCCgctgtgtcatgtgtgtgtttaccgtGCCGCTGTGTCATGTGATTTCTCCCGTGTAGCGTCTTCTTCATGGGAGCCGTGCTGGTCATAGTGGCGACGTTTTTGTACGGCTACGAAAACAAACCCGCGTCGAACCCGAGCCGAGCGTGACGTCAAGCTGTGGACACCAAAGTGCTGAAGGAGGTCCAGGATGGAGCCATAGAGTTGGAGGCGATCGTGGGAATGAAATGAGGAGGcctaaagaaagagagaggtggaAGGATGGATGGTGGATGGAGGTGTCCACAGTGTGACGCATTAATGCATTGATCGAGCGAGAGTGTGCAGTCGTGTGAGAGATCAGAGACGGAGAGCCGTGATGAGAGACGAGCTTCGAGGACAATCAcagaacaagagaaagaaacctcAAGCACAAGATAAACTGTTCCTGTGTACAACAGAACTTGAGTACATGAGGAAAACACTGGAGTGCCATTCCgatctgagagtgtgtgtgagtgcgagcttgtgtgagagtgcgagcttgtgtgagagtgcgagcttgtgtgagagtgcgagcttgtgtgtgagagtgcgagcttgtgtgagagtgcgagcttgtgtgtgagagtgcgagcttgtgtgtgagagtgcgagcttgtgtgagagtgcgagcttgtgtgtgagtgcgagcttgtgtgagagtgcgagcttgtgtgagagtgcgagcttgtgtgagagtgcgagcttgtgtgtgagagtgcgagcttgtgtgtgagagtgcgagcttgtgtgtgagagtgcgcgcgcttgtgtgtgagagtgcgcgcgcttgtgtgtgagagtaagcgcgcttgtgtgtgagagtgcgcgcgcttgtgtgtgagagtaagcgcttgtgtgagagtgtgcgcgcttgtgtgagagtgtgcgcgcctgtgtgagaatgtgcgtgagtgtgtgtgtgagtgtgcgggTGAGTGTGAGATTTTTAGCCATGTCCTGTACCTACATCAGGACGTCTTTCCTGATAACCGCCATGTGGATCTGAGTTTCAATGCAAACACCAGACACTGAAAATGCAATGAATTTAATAATCTGTTCAAACTTGaagaaaaattaatattaaatcattttagtATGAACtgtttctgagtctgtgtgtgtgtgtgtgtgtgtgtgtctctgtctgtgtgtgtgtgggtgtgtctctctctgtgtgtgtgtgggtgtgtctctgtctgtgtgtgtgtgggtgtgtctctgtctgtgtgtgtgtgggtgtgtctctctctctgtctgtctgtgtgtgggtgtgtgggtgtgtctctgtctgtgtgtgtgtgggtgtgtctctgtctgtgtgtgtgtgggtgtgtctgtctgtctgtgtgtgggtgtgtctgtgtgtgtgtgtgtgtgtgtgtctctgtgtgtgtgtgtgtgtgtgtgtgtgtgtctctgtgttgtgagtgtgtgtgtctctgtgtgtgtgtgtgtgtctctctctctctgtctgtgtgtgtgtgtgtgtgtgtgtgtgtgtgtgtgtgtgtctctgtgtgtgtgtctctctgtgtgtgtgtgtatctctctctctctgtgtgtgtctctctgtctctgtgtgtgggtgtgtgtctctgtgtgtgtgtgtctctctctctgtgtctgtgtgtgtgtctgtgtgtgtgtgtgtgtgtgtgtgtgtgtctctctctctctctctctctgtctgtgtgtgtgtgtgtctctctctgtgtgtgtgtgtgtgtgtgtgtctctctctgtgtgtgtgtgtgtgtgtgtgtctctctctctctctctctctctgtgtctctctctctctgtgtgtgtgtgtctctctctctgtctgtgtgtgtgtgtgtgtctctctctctgtctgtgtgtgtgtgtgtgtgtgtgtgtgtttttctgagtctgtgtgtgtttctgagtctgtgtgtgtttgtgtgtgcctctgtctgtgtgtgtgtgtttctgagtctgtgtgtgtgcctctgtctgagtgtgtgtttctgagtctgtgtgtgtgtttctgagtctgtgtgtgtgcctctgtctgagtgtgtgtgtgtgtgtttgagtctgtgtgtgtgcctctgtgtgtgtgtgtgtttctgagtctgtgtgtgtgtctgtctgtgtgtgtttgagtctgtgtgtgtgtgtgtgtgtttattacatcaTCCTTCACTTGACGAGTTCATTACACAAACTTTCTGAATGATTTTTGATCATCAGGTAAAACATTAACTGCAGCCTGTTTTCTGCGCTGAGACACAACAGtccttttattttgtgtaaacaGTCGCTCCTGAAGATATTCACCCCAAAGTGCTTCAAGAGTGCAGAGAAAATCAtaacactgtttacagtcaacagtcaatacaaaaaaaatctgattttagtcatgtaatgtgtgtgtgtgtgtgtgtgtgtgtgtgtgtgtgtgtgtgtgtgtgtgtgtgtgtgtgtgtgtgtgagagagagagagagggcgcaCAAGGGACTCTGCACTATAGGAGAATCTGCTGGTTTGCTAGTGTAAGTGATTTAAGGATGTAAGGACTTGTCTTAAGCATAAACCTGTACATCCTCATCATATGTAGGGTGTTTgggttgcgtgtgtgtgtgtgtgtgtgtgtgtggacagacaAAAcctccagcaaaaaaaaaaaaatggtagtctaaaacaaaacaaaatctaatCTTTTTAATAGGATAAAACAAATATTGAAAAGTGAAAAAGTCTAAAAAATGTCCAATCGTCGTCGTTCGTTttaagcgttttttttttctttctagacAGAATTAGAATAAATATGATTAAAGCTGTGTTACAAATGGCTAGGAACAGACatatatttggtttattgtgATCATATACTAGGAAAAAACctgtgtataaaaataataagttgAATCTTTGATATTAAACTGGAGGATATTTTCTTTTGCCGAGACGTCGTGTTTTTGTAGCGCAGTGACGTCAAGTGCAACTTGTTTTTgctggagattttttttttcctcagtcaAGTTCAACCAGATGCACATcatcatcttattttttttttgagagccGTTCACTGGTCTCGGCACTCGGGTCAGAACATGAcaaaagttttatattaatccTTAATGTatgttaatgttctgtaaaagCTTCATCTTATATTTCAGGATTTTACAATGCGCCGTTACACAAAAATGGATTTGAATATTTGAGACCGAGATCTGAGTAAGTGCTCGTGTACGATGAGGaactgcatgtgtttgtgtacgaTTGTATTTCGAGCACACAGGAGAATTTTCTTTCATGCTGCGgataaatgtctaaaatgttaCGCTACTGTCTGGATGCTTGGATGTTTTTCTTGCACGCTTACAGTTTGCTTGCTTTCTGTCAGGTACAGGTGAGAATGTAGAAGCGTGTATTTAAAACTGAGAATCCGATGAAATGTCTGAACGTCCGAGTGTCTAAAACGAAGCGATGCCACGAATCCTCTGGGTGCACAAACCTTCGCACTCGTagttatgacaaaaaaaatgtcattgtggTGATTAAACACGAGGAATCGGTTTAAAAATCTGGTATTATCCTTTAAAAATCTAATATAACACCaaaaagtagtgtgtgtgtgtgtgtgtgtgtgtgtgtgtgagagagagagagagagagagagagagagagagagagagagggggagtgtgtgtgtgtgtgtgtgtgtgtgtgtgtgtgtgtgtgtgtgtgtgtgtgtgtgtgtgtgtgtgtgtgagaaagtgaatgcgtgtgtgtgtgtgtgagtgtgagtgagtgtgtgtgagtgtgtgtgagtgtgagtgtgtgtgtgtgtgtgtgagagtatgtgtgagagtgtgtgtgtgagagagagtgtgtgagagagagtgtgagtgcatgtgcgtcagagtgtgtgagtgcgtgtgtgtgtgagtgagtgcgtgtggttgtgtgagaaagtgtgtgagaaactgagagcgtgtgtgtgtgtgtgtgtgtgtgtgtgtgtgtgtgtgtgtgtgtgtgtgtgtgtgtgtgtgtgtgtgtgtgtgtgtgtgtaggaatgtTTCCTGTCTCACTAATGAGCAGCACTGGGATTTGCTGTTTGTATTAGTTCTCTCTCAGGTGAAAGAGCACTGCTGCTTTTCCCCTCTCGCTGTGTGGAACCAGCAGTGAAGCAGCACACATCCCTGTCTCCTTTGTGGAGTAATTATtctacacagactcacacactcgGGTTTTAAGCAACGGAAAAAATACTGAACTCTGACCTCCAATAAAGTGTTGGATATTTTGCACCAACAAGGTGCCGGTAGCCAAACCGTTAACCTTCAGCGCTTTTCCACCTCGACGTCTCTGTTTCTTGTGTGGAGCTGAGAACTGATTACATGTGGGGCTTTGGGGCTGTGGGGTTGTGGGGCTGTGGGGTTGTGTGATCAGACCTGTCAACCCTGAAGGGGAATAATGAGAAATCCTGGCAAAGGGGatgaagagagaaaataaaaaatcagtaattactaatagatagatagatagatagatagatagatagatagatagatagataaaatggttttgttttgttttttaacatatCGTTGCTGCTTAAATATAAATTGCTACTTTAACCCGATGTCTTCCACATGTCTGACATTTCTGTTTACTGATATTAGCTACATGCTTAAGTTCGCCAGGCGAAACATAAACTCTAAACATTGTTCTTTACTGGAATCTGTGgtgttcatctgttcatctttctgccaaaaaaataaagaaagaatcaaGAAGCGAAGACCCAAGCAAAATATCACTTATGTAATAAGTAGGGAGGAAAGTGGGCGGAGcagtgggcggagcttccaCTGGTGTCCGTTTATATAGGAGATTACAAACCATCTACACAACTAATAATCTGTTCAGATTTAAATATCGATTGAATCGTTGCTGTTTTTGGGTGAAGGTTGAACATGTGATGGTGTCTGAGTCATTTGTGTCTACCAcgtatccgaacttctcgggtcacggggagcctgtgcctatctcaggcgtcatcgggcatcgatacaggatacaccctggacggagtgccaacccatcacagggcacacacacactctcattcactcacacacacacacactacagacaattttccagagatgccaatcaacctaccatgcatgtctttggaccaggggaggaaaccggagtacccggaggaaacccccgaggggagaacacgcaaactccacacacacaaggcggaggcgggaatcgaaccccgaccctggaggtgtgaggcgaacgtgctaaccactaagccaccgtgcctcctgtCACCAaattaattctaaaaaaaataatgaaaccaCGCTTCAGTGGTCTAAATAAAGTTGATGATTTAACCATGTGTATGTCCTCAGTGCCAGATATAAAACTTTTACATTCTTTTATGGTGATTGGTTTTACTTTGTAAACCGGTGGAAATGTGGACTGTGTTAAAAAAGGTTTTGCTGGTTTTCCTGAACAGCACCGAAACCGTGTTAAAAACAGGAGCGTAGCATTTTCCTCGGTTACAACGTCGTACTTTTACCAGGTGAAAGAAGACAGACTATGACTTATGTGTAAAGTTTGGCGTAGAGcacgagtttttttttttttttttactcgtcTTGATCTTCAGCTTAGAATCACTTTAAGCCAAGAAGTTTATTGAAAAATTTTGTTCTAATACGAATCATTAACCATGAAGTTGTAACAACAGAGAGAACTCAACCTCAAAGCTCAACTCATCAGTCATTTTTCTTAACAAATCCCACATTAGGTATCACATTCCTGTTCTGTCTCTGGTACCCCAGCATGCAGCTGGTTCTAAGGCGGCTCGCCGGTCCGTAGGCTGCCTTTCCGTGAATCCTCGGCCCcctccgtccgtccgtccgtccgtccagtCAAAGGCAGTAGTGTGGAATTAAGGCAAGTGGTCCTGTCTGTGGTTTTAGAAAGTTTGGCCCCAGAACGCTGGAATGCCTACTGTACCACACTAATATGATCACATTTGAAAGCGGTGTTTTCGGGATCAGAAAGTTCTACTGTACATTCCTGATCGTTGCTGGTCtaatttctgttttgttgttgttttctcatCATAATTTGGTCATTTGTCCATTTCTACCCACTAGCTAGCTCTTGATTATCATACACCAGCTACCAACCAGGAAGGGTGAAAGCTAGCATGTGCTTCCTTCAAGACATCTTAATCCAACCACCGCGTCTTCTCAAACTGAGCTGCTGCTCGTGCTACATCACAGGTCATCACTCACATTGCTCTGATTGAGAGGTAAGAGAGTATACCATCCCGAGTGCTAAGACCTCACGGTCAGTTTTGGTCTCCTGGCCACGAAAGGCTATGGCATCTGTGCGATCCAAACTTAAGAGCTCCTGAGGATATAGAAAAAGCTATTCTTTAATGCCTAAACATTCTCATTGGACTCTTTCGGCAGGACGCCCTGGTTCACGCCCTGGTTCTATCCTCCATCATGCGGTCCATAGTAATGCATTAATCccactttttctgttttcatgacGAGGCCGATATCTGCATTGACCGGCGTAGCATCAATTAGcataatgtatttatatggCTAAGTGTACAGTACGTGGACAACTGACAATCACACCTTTGTTTTCCAAACAAATTTttaagcacacaattgtatagaatgtctttgtgtgcTGTAGGGTTagctgttccagcatgacaacacccctgtgcacaaagcagctccataaagaaacatggtgtggaggttatggttggagtggaagaactcaagtgtcctgcacagaaccctgactctgacttaaccccactgaacaactttgggataaactggaacTGAAGTCTCCACACCATCCTGACATCAGCGTCTGATCTCAATAACGCTCTTGTGGAATATACGAACAAACACAAATTTCTACATCCACACTCCAACACCTAGTGAAAAGCCTCCCATGAaaagtggagcttattatatcATTAACATTAAAGTGTAATAGTTAGGGGTGCACAAACATTTGACCATGTAGTGTTTGTCAGATCTGATACCAATCCAGAGGTTGATGCCAACCGGATTCAACTCAGATACAGGTATTTGGTGCACCGCTCATGGTTGGTAACAGGATCGTGATCAAGAGTTAACAGACATTCCTTCTTCCTGACATCGCTTACGTCCATCGTAACACTgatcaaatattaatattaacgtTCAAATGTGATAACGGAAGAATGGAAAACATCTAAAACAGCAACAgaaagaacttttcaaatggATCCTTATTAGTATGAACAAGGCCTTTCGAATCGCGCTGGGGCACTCGGTACATCACCGACAGAACTATCATCTGTCATTTTCCGCTTGTCCTGCTCTTGGTATATTTCCGGAGAGTCAAAAATCAACCCAGTGGAAAGGACTATCCTGTATCCACACTTACGTTTTCCCGAACCAGCTACTTCGAGGGGATCACAACCAATGGCGTTCCCCTTCTGGGCCGCCACATGAGCACCTGGGCATCATTCGCGTTGGGTTTGCCCATGGCATTGTGGGGAATGGGTTCCATTTGGGTGAGGATTTTGGGCTGGTCCTGGTGAAGAGGCCCAACCAGCCTGGCCCTGGAGCCCAGAGGCATTGTGGGATCAACGGTGATGTCCACTTTCATTCTCCATTTGATGGTTTGCAGCAGGATCTTCTCGCATGTGCCGACGTTGAGCGCCACAAGCCACGTGGTGAAGCTCTGGTCACGTGTGATGTGCGTGAGCATTGGCGTGTTGTTCTCACTCACTGGCACCGCCCACGTCACACTTGGGTAGAAGTTGTCATTCATGCTGACGATGAGGCGTGAAGGTTTGGATGTCGGGCCTGAGATGGTTACTGTCTCGGTGGTGTTGCCGTACCAAGGGTAGCTCACACCGTCCGAGTCGCTGATCGCGTTCACCATGCCGTCCCTCAGCTCCGGGAGCTCCCAGCTCGACCTAAATGGAAGCAGAGGTAAAAGGTAAAATcggaaatatttgttttatttactttattatttcataGCTATTCTATTTCACCCCAAATCCCAATTGAGCATAGAAAGCTAACCGCTAAGCTACCACTTTCATTCTGGGATGGTGTGGAAACACAAAATTCTAGATAGCTAGCCAACATTCCACTGAGGGTAACCTGAGAAGCTAAACATTAGCTAGCTAGAAATCGAAAACTTCttcaaaatagattttttaCATAACATCATTGCAAGGCTCGAGGAACTGTTGGCTAACTGCATTTagcttttgtttattattacatttacatttacatttacattcctcgcactgcaccccgtaacctccgatctaccagcactgctcgactggttccaccatctctcagggtaagaggcaagtatactacaagactcttctctgtactggcaccaaggtggtggaatgaacttcccatagaggtccggacagccgagtcactggctattttcaagcggcggttgaagacctacttattcaggaagcacttcaactagcacttctttccttatcctttgcatttaaaaaaacaaaaaacaaaacaaaacacactttcattgtaactttgaacaaatgttttaaactcatggtatcttaagtctgtaacctagtgaaccagcattaatgtattcagtgttagagatttaagcacttatgtacgtcgctctggataagggcgtctgccaaatgctgtaaatgtaaatgtttattattaaacaagatAGCTAGCATAAGAACATGCAGCTTATTCTGGAGCAAGTTAGCTAAACATAAATAGTTAGCTAATTAAAAGCATAGTCAAATTTTAGGTATTAAATATTGGTGGGTGGCTGCTTGAGCTTTTGGACAGGTTAGCATTTTGATAGCTAACATAGCTGATATAGCTATTTCTATATAGCTAATAGCTAGATTTAGCTAGCTTGTTTAgcagtaataattaataataacacataaataaaaaactattcAATAGAATTCAACTGCTTATATTTCGTCCCCAGTTTCATTACAAGAGCAAAGAGTTATCATCTGAAAACTTCTGGTCAAAATGTTTATCATGACAGCAGGTTAGCGATGTTAGCATTGCTAGCGATGTTAGCGATGTAGCTAACAGATTAAAAGCAGTCACTGATGCGTAGCCCCTATAAGTAATTCATAACAGTGTAGTAATTAGTTAGTAATGAGTGTATATGATAGTGTAggccagctgtgtgtgtgtgtgtgtgtgtgtgtgtgtgtgtgtgtgtgtgtgtgtgtgtgtgtgtgtgtgtgcatgcgtgcacgtgtgtgtgtgtgtgtgtgtgtgtgtgtgtgtgtgtgtgtgtgtgtgtgtgtgtgtgtgtgtgtgtgtgtgtgtgtgtgtgcaaaaagaTTCAGTATCAGAGCTCGTTTTTTTAAGCAGGAAGTGTCACTTGGCGCAAAGTTCTGGCATTTCGTCATCAAATCTGCTCCATCTGTCACACACAGAACCTCCACAAGACTTCagtcccacaaacacacacacacacacacacacacacacacacacacacacacacacacacacacacacacctccaggcagaaacacacacgtccccaacacacacacctccacatgaACAGACCCTGCATGGAGGAACCCcatcagtcagacagtcagggGTGTAGGAGGGTGTGAGAAGATTTCTCTACCTCGggttctgttctgtgtttctgtttctctctgactGACCTGTTTCCCCATGTGCGAGCGAAGCAGCTACGTCattcttgttatttatttatgcagatGCAGtgagaaaaccgagtcgggtcTCCTGATGAAAAAGCTGCTGCTAAGCTTTTGACGGTGCTGTTAACTCGCTCGCTAACTCCTTGTCTTTATCTAACACATGTTAATCACTAACAGCCCATTAATGTAAGGCTAGCTCACTTGTTTAATAGCAAACAGCTACTAAAGCTAGTCAGATCATGAAattgagtatttttatttatcagcgCATCCCGGAggcttttatttctctttcaaaTTGGCAATGATTATCCATTATTATGCATTATTAATGAAatggattattattgttatctaTTTATAGGTGCATTTAATGTTATAGGACATTTTAGAGGAAGTTAGTTTTCTGttctcacttatgttatagcaaccaaaaaaacaataatttttaagttggtcaacaacaacaacaacaaaaaacacaaaattaaacaaacgATTCAAAACGATGCAGATTTTCACTTTCATTCATTGTGTAGAATTAATGAGCTCATAGACAGTCATTACATATGAGCCTTCACCGATGCTTCCGATTCACCAGATCGAGTTGCAAACTCAATTtttttggctgcaacaatcACCAAATAAAAAGTGTTTCTTGATCTGGCAGAGAAACAACGTGATGTGTTTTCACATCTGCTCCAGTTCTTATAGTTCGTATGGTGTCGATTATATGGAGCGTTATTT
Proteins encoded in this window:
- the fam78bb gene encoding protein FAM78B — encoded protein: MGCVQSFSCKSRVKRENITVCDMSATIDQCPTVIEENSPIVLRYRTPYFKAFALVVMPPIPRHETWVIGWIQACTQMEFYNTYGDTGMSSWELPELRDGMVNAISDSDGVSYPWYGNTTETVTISGPTSKPSRLIVSMNDNFYPSVTWAVPVSENNTPMLTHITRDQSFTTWLVALNVGTCEKILLQTIKWRMKVDITVDPTMPLGSRARLVGPLHQDQPKILTQMEPIPHNAMGKPNANDAQVLMWRPRRGTPLVVIPSK